One region of Mucilaginibacter sp. 14171R-50 genomic DNA includes:
- a CDS encoding carboxypeptidase-like regulatory domain-containing protein encodes MQPIKSITIPEPCHQNWNEMTPVEQGRHCAHCSKTVTDFTAMTNSQIVSYLAERDNVCGRFDNYQLSGLNNMVAVQHRPKFSWKRLAIAAAITSFFATTKAEAQRTVGKVVVTQSVNSPKATLIGDTITYTTIKGKILADDDNKPVPGAIIKVKGTIIGTQANENGEFSLNVPSNAQTLSISFIGFQSVETGINDFKKGSGCVSLKMTPMLMGEVVIIKKVPFYKRWWYKIKRLF; translated from the coding sequence ATGCAACCTATAAAAAGTATCACTATCCCCGAGCCTTGTCACCAAAACTGGAACGAAATGACACCGGTTGAACAGGGACGGCACTGCGCGCATTGCAGTAAAACCGTAACCGATTTTACCGCCATGACCAACAGCCAAATCGTTAGCTATTTAGCCGAACGCGATAATGTTTGCGGCAGGTTTGATAATTATCAGTTATCTGGTTTAAACAATATGGTTGCGGTACAGCACAGGCCGAAATTTTCATGGAAAAGGTTGGCAATAGCTGCGGCAATAACAAGCTTTTTTGCCACAACCAAAGCAGAGGCACAACGCACGGTAGGTAAGGTGGTCGTAACGCAATCGGTTAACAGCCCTAAAGCGACACTTATTGGCGATACTATAACATATACCACCATAAAGGGTAAAATACTTGCCGATGATGATAACAAGCCAGTGCCAGGGGCTATAATAAAGGTAAAGGGAACAATAATCGGCACGCAAGCAAACGAAAACGGAGAATTTAGCCTGAATGTGCCCTCAAATGCGCAGACTTTATCAATCTCTTTTATAGGCTTTCAAAGTGTGGAGACCGGCATTAACGATTTTAAAAAAGGATCGGGCTGCGTTTCATTAAAAATGACGCCAATGCTGATGGGAGAGGTGGTTATCATTAAGAAAGTGCCGTTTTACAAAAGGTGGTGGTATAAAATCAAGCGGCTATTTTAA